The Aphanothece sacrum FPU1 nucleotide sequence TAATCTAACATTCTAAAAGGAATATCCTCATCTGGACTAGTTTGAAACTCAATATGTAATACCAAGTCTTCTGATTCCAAAAAGATTAAACTATCTGCTCTAATCGGTTCTAAGGATAATTCTGATGGCTTTAATTCTGTTAACTCCATGGGTTTTCCTAGTAACCAAGTAGCGATATCTTTGGTAAATTGAATGGCAATGAATTTACAAGTAGAATCGTACATTTAATTGACCTATAATGCTTAATTACCTAATTCATCTATAAACCATTGTTTTAAATCCTCCTCAGATTTAAAATCGAGTAAAGCTTCTCCTAAATTTTCTAATTGTTCAATAGAAAGACGGTGAATTTGCTTGGATAAATCAGGAGAAATTTGACCAATTCTACGATTGAGTTGACGGACAACCAAGTTAGCTTCCCCTTGTTGTTTTCCTTCTTCTCTCCCTTCTGCTTTAATCTCTTGATAGATAACTGATTCTTTCATGATGTCCTCTCTTAACAAACGTTGAATGATGTCTTTCCTTAATACTAACCCAGCGAGAATAGCGGTTGATGCTGCTACATTACTTTTTTCCCTCCTATCGGAAATTCTCTCTATTTTTTGGCTAATTTGTTTCAAGGTCTTTTCTCGATTTGTGCTTTGACTTAACACCGCAAATGGCCATAATCCTGGAGAATGTAATAAACTTTCTGGGTCAACTTCCCAAAGACGAATCACCTGAAATTGATGACGACTCATACTTAATTCAAATATGTTTTGTCTGACTAATTCTGAGTCGCTTTTTCTTAAATAGATGACTACTTGAATCACTTCTTTTTGAGGATAACGGCGATAAATTCTCAGTCGATAATCTAACATTCTAAAAGGAATATCCTCATCTGGACTAGTTTGGAACTCAATATGTAATACCAAGTCTTCCGATTCCAAAAAGATTAAACTATCTGCTCTAATCGGTTCTAAGGATAATTCTGATGGCTTTAATTCTGTTAACTCCATGGGTTTTCCTAGTAACCAAGTAGCTATATCTTTGGTAAATTGAATGGCAATGAATTTACAAGTAGAATCGTACATTTAATTGACCTATAATTCTTAAATACCTAATTCATCTATAAACCATTGTTTTAAATCCTCCTCAGATTTAAAATCAAGTAAAGCTTCTCCTAAATTTTCTAATTGTTCAATAGAAAGACGGTGAATTTGCTTGGATAAATCAGGAGAAATTTGACCAATTCTACGATTGAGTTGACGGACAACCAAGTTAGCTTCCCCTTGTTGTTTTCCTTCTTCTCTCCCTTCTTCTCTCCCTTCTGCTTTAATCTCTTGATAGATAACTGATTCTTTCATGATGTCCTCTCTTAATAAACGTTGAATGATGTCTTTACTTAATACTAACCCAGCGAGAATAGCTGTGGATGCTGCTACATTACTTTTTTCCCTCCTATCGGAAATTCTCTCTATTTTTTGGCTAATTTGTCTCAAGGTATTTTCTCGATTTGTGCTTTGACTTAACACCGCAAATGGCCATAATCCTGGAGAATGTAATAAACTTTCTGGATCAACTTCCCAAAGACGAATCACCTGAAATTGATGACGACTCATACTTAATTCAAATATGTTTTGTCTGACTAATTCTGAGTCGCTTTTTCTTAAATAGATGACTACTTGAATCACTTCTTTTTGAGGATAACGGCGATAAATTCTCAGTCGATAATCTAACATTCTAAAAGGAATATCCTCATCTGGACTAGTTTGAAACTCAATATGTAATACCAAGTCTTCTGATTCCAAAAAGATTAAACTATCTGCTCTAATCGGTTCTAAGGATAATTCTGATGGCTTTAATTCTGTTAACTCCATGGGTTTTCCTAGTAACCAAGTAGCTATATCTTTGGTAAATTGAATGGCAATGAATTTACAAGTAGAATCGTACATTTTTTTATAATTACAATAAAATAATCTAAAGATTTATTATTCATTCTCCGCTTCTACAAATAAGGAATCTACACCTTTTATTTCTTCATCTTCTGTCACTCTTAAACCCAGAACAGGACGAAAGCCAAAATTACTAGGATAGGATAAACGATAGCTTATCCAAGCGATGAATACCCAAGCTAAATAACTAAACGTTAAAGTAAATGCACCGACCATCATAAGTCCTATAATTTGAGCGAATAATAAATCAATTTCTCCGCCAAAAAGTAATCCCCCTCTAATATTTTGATTTTGAGTAAACAGATATGACCAAGAGTAAGTTTGAGGGTCTAAGCTAAAAATTCCTACTGCTAATGTTCCCCAAATTCCGCAAGCAAAATGAACGGGAACTGCACCAACAGGGTCATCAATTTCAGATTTTTCTAACAAAATAGTTGCGACTAAAACAATAATTCCTCCTATTATTCCAATGATAGCAGCACTATAAATACTGACAAAAGCACAGGAAGCAGTAATACTAACACATCCGGCTAAAATACCATTAATAATAAAAGATAAACTAGGTTTTTCATAAAATATCCAAGAGCAAGTAGTTGCGCTTAATGCACCAAATGCACCAAATGCACCGGCAATTAAAGTTGCTAATAAAATATGAGAAATAGCTTCAGCATTAGCAGATAAAGTTGACCCTGCATTAAACCCAAACCACCCTAACCAAAGAATAAAACAACCTAATGTGGCTAAACTTAAATTATCGGGATACATAGTAACAATTTTTTTACCATTAAAACTGGTTTGTTTTATTGAACGTTTTTCGGTTTCTTTCCAGTCAACATATTTTCCTAATCTTGGTTTTAATAACCATGTTCCCGTTAATGCAGCACATCCTCCAACAAAATGAACAACCATTGACCCCGCAAAATCTCTAACCCCAAAATTATATAAAAATCCTCCTCCCCAAACCCAATGTCCTGCGATAGAATAAATGATAACAAAGAGCGCACTAAACGCAACAAATACGCCGAATTTAATTCGTTCTGTTACTGCACCAGAAACAATTGTTGCTGCTGTTCCTGCAAAGGTTAATTGAAAGAAAAATTTAGCATATAAGGTAGCCTTTGACCAGTCTAAATCTAAAGCATTAAAACTGTCTTTTCCTAATAATAGAAAGCCTTCAACTCCTAGATAGTCTCCTCCATTGCCAAACATAAAAGCAAACCCAATAAACCAAAATATTAAGGTAGCAATAGAAAAGACAATAGTATTTTTAGCAAGGACATTAACAGAACTTTTCTTCCGACAAAATCCTGTTTCTAACATAGCAAAACCACAGTTCATAAAGAACACTAAAGACCCTGTAATGAGTACCCAGATAGTGTCTACTGTTACTTGTAAATTGTCTAATGTTAGTGAAGAACTTTCTTTTGCGATCGCGGCTGATATTCCCATCACTATCAGCCAAGTTATCATAAATAAGCAAATATATTTGCTGGCGTGGGGACATAAAAATCTATAAGCTAGACTTAATCAGGGATATAGCCCGTCGTCCTCGTCGATAATAGGCGCGTTTTTCGGGGCTTAATTGCATTAATGCCTGGGCTTCAACGGTAAATAAATCACAAGAGTCAACCCAATCTTTTCCATGAAGACCGATATAAAAGTTACTGTGTCTCCGTCGCATTTTCTTGTTTTTTCTGACTCTCCCCACATATTTTGCCAATCCTTTCTCTTTAATAATTTTTCCAGAAAATGTTGCCATTGAATAAGCTAGAGTAATCAATATAATTAAGGAAGTAAGGCGATGTCCTGTTAATTTCGTTCTTTCTAAATCATAACCACCTTTCTTAAAATCCCGAAACATTTCCTCAATACAAAATCTCTTTTTATAAGCGTCAATCGTCTCATCAATACTGGTTAAATTTGTGATAATAAACCAAGCTTCTTTTGTCTCTATTCCTCTATACTTCTTTTTCCATTTCGCCACTATATTACTGCCTATAAATCCTTTTGTTTTTGTAACTTTAACTCCTTGATAAAATAAAGACATTCCTGAAGATAATCCTAAATCTTTTAGTCGCGTCCACATTTCCTTTTCTACTTCAATATAGTTGCTTTTCTTCAATCTGAGTGCATAATAAACTCTTTTTTGTCCATGTAACCATTTTGCTAGTTCAACTGAGCAGAATTCTCTATCCCCTAAGACAACTATTTTATATTCTTTTAGAAAGAGTAATATTCGGGCTAATATACTTTTCTGTGTGTCAAAGTTACTATTACCGATGTGATCTAGCAACTCAAAATATAAGGGAATTCCTCTATTATCAATTACCAGACTTACCATCAAAATATTAATCAACCCCCATTGGGTTCTATCTATGGCAATATGTAAGACATCTCCTGTACTAAATGATTGCTTTAACCACTGTTTTATGATAGGTATCCATACTCCTTTAATTGTCAAACAAGGAATCTCGAAAAACCGTTTTAACTTTTTTCTCTTACTTTCAAATAAAATGGGACTGGGAAAATAACTAGCTAACTCATAAAACCTAATTTTCCTATATACTTGCACTAATTCTATCATGATTAACAGTATTAAATATTCCGATTTTTTCAGATACTTTGTTAAATGGTTGTTATAAATTTCTGGTAACATTTTGGGTTTAGACGGCGATCGCTAAAAAAAGAACATTTTCTTTTTACCATGTTTTGCTCTTTTCGTCATCTGGTAAGGCTTTCAGGGTTTCATGTCCCCACGCCAGCTTAAAGGGCATAATAATATTATGCCCCTACAGACTAGGTTGTAAAATAATTATCATTTGTTATAGTAAAATAAATAGTAGTAGAGGTGGCTTATTATGTCTGTTCCAATAACGATAGAAAGCATAGAAAAGCACATTCGTAGAGCAGAAGCTACTGGTGTTCCTGAAGCAGAAATTGATGAACTTCGGCAGTTTTTAGATAAATTAAAAACGCCTGGGTTTAAACTTCCAGAACAAAACAGCGTAAATCTTCAAATAATTCAACAGGATGGACAAAAAATAATTCGCTTTTCTACTTCATCTCTCATCTCAGATGAAGACTTTGAAGGATTGGATATTAAGCCTGTATAATGGGCTATCAATTATTGTAGTGCGCGAGATAAAAATCATACCATATATTCGCAATGACAATATAGGTTTAATTATCACCACCTACTTAACTATCAACATACAGTTTAACTAATTTTTGAATAATAAAACCAGCTTCACTCCTTTCTATTAATGCTCGTTTAGTCAGAGAAGCAACCCCATCAGTTAAACCCGGTTGTTTAATTTCTTGTCTAAGTTGAGCAAACATAACAGGATTTTCCACCTTAGCTAAATACTGAATAATCGCTTTTTCAACCTCAGATAACCTTTCATATTGCATCTCTATCAACAAATTAACATCACTAAAATTTCTCGTTGCATACTCTAAAAAATCAGTAATATTACCCCCAAATACCTCTTTAATTCTTGCTCCTACTAACTTTAAGAATAGAGGATTACCCCGATAAAGTTGTTCTATTTCTGTCAATTCATTCTCTTTACCTAATATTCCTTGTTCTTGAAAAATTGAGTCAATTTCTTTTTCTTTTAAGCCACTTAAATATAGAGAGTTTACTTGTCTTTGACGATTTTCTAAATAATCAAAATCACTAGGTTTTTCTCGATTAATCATCAGTAAACAACTATTATGAGGTGCTTCACTTATACGTCTCCATAACTTTTGATAATCTTCG carries:
- a CDS encoding Rpn family recombination-promoting nuclease/putative transposase, with protein sequence MYDSTCKFIAIQFTKDIATWLLGKPMELTELKPSELSLEPIRADSLIFLESEDLVLHIEFQTSPDEDIPFRMLDYRLRIYRRYPQKEVIQVVIYLRKSDSELVRQNIFELSMSRHQFQVIRLWEVDPESLLHSPGLWPFAVLSQSTNREKTLKQISQKIERISDRREKSNVAASTAILAGLVLRKDIIQRLLREDIMKESVIYQEIKAEGREEGKQQGEANLVVRQLNRRIGQISPDLSKQIHRLSIEQLENLGEALLDFKSEEDLKQWFIDELGN
- a CDS encoding Rpn family recombination-promoting nuclease/putative transposase, which produces MYDSTCKFIAIQFTKDIATWLLGKPMELTELKPSELSLEPIRADSLIFLESEDLVLHIEFQTSPDEDIPFRMLDYRLRIYRRYPQKEVIQVVIYLRKSDSELVRQNIFELSMSRHQFQVIRLWEVDPESLLHSPGLWPFAVLSQSTNRENTLRQISQKIERISDRREKSNVAASTAILAGLVLSKDIIQRLLREDIMKESVIYQEIKAEGREEGREEGKQQGEANLVVRQLNRRIGQISPDLSKQIHRLSIEQLENLGEALLDFKSEEDLKQWFIDELGI
- a CDS encoding ammonium transporter; translated protein: MITWLIVMGISAAIAKESSSLTLDNLQVTVDTIWVLITGSLVFFMNCGFAMLETGFCRKKSSVNVLAKNTIVFSIATLIFWFIGFAFMFGNGGDYLGVEGFLLLGKDSFNALDLDWSKATLYAKFFFQLTFAGTAATIVSGAVTERIKFGVFVAFSALFVIIYSIAGHWVWGGGFLYNFGVRDFAGSMVVHFVGGCAALTGTWLLKPRLGKYVDWKETEKRSIKQTSFNGKKIVTMYPDNLSLATLGCFILWLGWFGFNAGSTLSANAEAISHILLATLIAGAFGAFGALSATTCSWIFYEKPSLSFIINGILAGCVSITASCAFVSIYSAAIIGIIGGIIVLVATILLEKSEIDDPVGAVPVHFACGIWGTLAVGIFSLDPQTYSWSYLFTQNQNIRGGLLFGGEIDLLFAQIIGLMMVGAFTLTFSYLAWVFIAWISYRLSYPSNFGFRPVLGLRVTEDEEIKGVDSLFVEAENE
- a CDS encoding IS4 family transposase, yielding MLPEIYNNHLTKYLKKSEYLILLIMIELVQVYRKIRFYELASYFPSPILFESKRKKLKRFFEIPCLTIKGVWIPIIKQWLKQSFSTGDVLHIAIDRTQWGLINILMVSLVIDNRGIPLYFELLDHIGNSNFDTQKSILARILLFLKEYKIVVLGDREFCSVELAKWLHGQKRVYYALRLKKSNYIEVEKEMWTRLKDLGLSSGMSLFYQGVKVTKTKGFIGSNIVAKWKKKYRGIETKEAWFIITNLTSIDETIDAYKKRFCIEEMFRDFKKGGYDLERTKLTGHRLTSLIILITLAYSMATFSGKIIKEKGLAKYVGRVRKNKKMRRRHSNFYIGLHGKDWVDSCDLFTVEAQALMQLSPEKRAYYRRGRRAISLIKSSL